A genomic window from Montipora capricornis isolate CH-2021 chromosome 8, ASM3666992v2, whole genome shotgun sequence includes:
- the LOC138014475 gene encoding mediator of RNA polymerase II transcription subunit 11-like, with translation MSQSVDRLKQLEEIEKDVVKVIRSAGETLEELSKDNPSEDRINSTATKFLKSLEGVEKGLSEQIGYLTQVATGQPHEGSTYGAEKNFELYRCWTKSVKDQLVEIRDHGHT, from the exons ATGTCCCAATCAGTTGATCGCCTCAAACAGCTGGAAGAGATCGAAAAG GATGTAGTAAAAGTCATTAGAAGTGCTGGAGAAACTTTAGAAGAACTATCAAAAGATAATCCGTCAGAGGACAGAATCAATTCAACAGCCACCAAGTTTTTGAAATCTTTAGAG GGAGTAGAGAAGGGCTTGAGTGAGCAAATTGGATACCTTACCCAAGTTGCGACTGGCCAACCACACGAAGGCTCCACCTATGGTGCTGAAAAG AACTTTGAACTTTATCGCTGTTGGACAAAATCAGTCAAAGATCAGCTTGTGGAGATCCGTGATCATGGACATACGTAA